The genomic region TTTTTTACTTTATAAAGTCCAGCTAGCAAATACAATAAAGTCGTTTTACCTGAATCACTGCTTCCAACTATTAACACACTTTCACTAGAATCAATTTCAAGGTTAACATTGGAGAAGATATTGTTTTCTTGACCAGGATATCCAAAATCAACATTTTTAAACTCTAATGACAAACCTTTATCTAGATTACAGGTTTCGATTTCTATTCCTTCACAACGCTCTATTTCAAGATCAGATACCTGCCCTACTTTTTCTAATGCAGTGAGTACGTCATAAATTGTCTCTAAACTTAAAATTAATTTTTCTACAGCTCCTAATACTAAAAGAATAATAATTTCAGCAGCGACGAATTGTCCTAAGTTCATTTGTTGCTCCATCACCAAAATACTTCCTACCACTAATAATCCTGACGTCACCAAAACCTTGAAGACTACCATCAAGATGTATTGGTATTTTAAAATGGTAAAGTGGTTTTCTCTTGCTTCGATGTACTCTCCAACATATTTGTCGGTTCTTAACATTGGAAGTTCCGTATTACCAGCTAATTTAAAACTGATACTTGTTCTGGCCAATTCCTCTAACCAATGTGCAATATTGTATTTATGTTTCGATTCTTCCAAACTTGTATCCAATCCTCTTTTAGACGTTACCTTAAAAATTGAGTACACTAAAACAATTAAAATCAAGCTAAAAACAATAAAAAATGGATGATAAAGAGATAACAGTAGCAATCCAAATAAAGTTTGTACTGACGCTGTTGAAAAATCAATCAATACCTTAGACAATCCCTTTTGTACTGAAACTACATCAAAGAAACGGTTCATTAATTCTGGAGCATATTGTTTAAATAAAGCTTCCAATTTAATTTTGGGAATTCGAAAAGCAAATTCAAATGCTGCTCTTGTAAATATTTTCTGTTGTAAATATTCTGATATTCTAAGTTGTTGGATTTGTAGGATACCTGATATGACTACTCCCAAGATCACTAATGTAACCAATACAATCCAAGATGTACTCATTTTTCCTCCTTGTATCAAGTTGATGATCGATTGGATACCTATTGGCAATGATAAATTGACAAGTCCCAAAAAGAATGCATAGATATATACATTTCTAATTTCTACCTTATCGGGTTTAATCAATAACCAAAAACGGTTTACTGGACTTAATTGACTCATGTTATTATTTCGTAATTTCTTTAATGACTAATTCTTTATAAAATGTTGTTACTGCATCTTCACCTTCAACTACATCTGTTAAACGTGGTAAATGTTCTGCAAAGAAGCGTTGATGATGCGCTCCTTCTATTACTGTTGACACCAACATATGGGGGTATTTAAACGCTGAGTTGATTTCTAAAATAATTGATGAAACTCTAGCTACAACGTCTTTATATTTTAAAAAATATCCCAATTCATTATCCTTATCTACCGCCTTATTTAAGTATGCTTTTGAGGACTCGCTAATTACAATTCTATTTAATAAAACTTCATTGATTTGCGAAAATGTAGAATCCTCTTTAATCTCTTCTGTTAACACATTAATTGCTCTCTCCAGACGTTGAATTGGGCAATCAACATTAGTTAATCTTAGCAGCAAACGATATTCTTGCCATCCCCAATACCAGTGCACTAAATAGATCAACACATGATGTTTACTCTCAAAATACCGATAAATTGATGCTTCTGTTGAAGTAATGTGCTTTGCTAACTTTTTAAAGGTGAATTCCTCAAAGCCAAGCTGTTCAATTAATTCAATACTCCCTCCAATAATCTTTTTTCCTAATGTGGAAGAATTAGGATTTTTGAGGTACACATTCTCATTGACGTTAATACTTAAATTAGAAAGCCGATCCATTGTTAATAATTTTGGACGCAAAAATAATAGTATTACTATCATAAACAAAAGTAAAGCCTACTTATCTATCATAAATCTTGTTAAAAAATAAGCACATAGATAGAAAAACTTAAAAAAAACCAACAACAACTCATCAATAAACAAATAATTCTATCTTTGATTGAGTGAAGGCTAGCGAACGACAGTTATTTGATCAACTACTTGAAAGGGTGGCTCGAAAACTTAGGGAAAATCATCCTGAGGTAAGTCTTCCTATTCAAGAATGGAAAGGGGAAGAAATTGCTCTATTTCGTGAAGACCTACAACAAAAAGTATTAGGTTCTATTAGTGAAAAGTGGTTTTATACACACATAAAAAAACAACAAGATAAACTTCCGAGGGTAGATACATTAAATCTTTTTGCTAACTATATTGATGAAGAGAGTTGGAAAGCTTTTTCATACAAATATACGACAAATGAAACCTCCGAAATTAAAGCTACAACAAAAATACCTCCCGTACCTATAACTCCTGAGCCACCTAAGAAAAGCCTCTATAAAAAATATTTAGTTTTTGGTCTGAGTACTCTAGCAGTACTATTTATGATTATAAATTGGCTTCCTACAACCCCTACTCACTATCGTTTTTGTTTTATTGATCAAAATACACATTTGCCAGTTGTTGATTCTTTCTTAGCAGTAAAAGTCATTAAAACTGATGAATCTCCTGTTTTTAAACCATTGTTAACCAATTGCTTTGAGGGAACTGGTCAAGAGGTTGAATTTGTAATTAAAGGTCGTTTTTATCGACCACTTCACATCAAAAGAACAATAACCAAAGAAAGTTATGAAGAAACCATTTTTATAGAACCTGATGACTATACAATGATGTTACACCTGTTTGCTAACTCTAAAGTTAAAGACTGGAAAAAGAGGCGTCAACAACTTTCAGAAATGATGTCGGAAGAATTAAAAGCTTATGAGATTAGTGAAGATGGTTTTACCATTGCGATTTTAAGTAAGAAAGAGTTTATCAACAAACTCACTTTACCTACAAGAGGCTTACAGAGAACGGAAATCATCAATACCATTTATGATGGGGAGAAAATTTCAACCATTAAATTCCTTGAAAGATGAAAAGCTTAATGAACACATATCAAGTTTTAGCTCTAGGAATATTCATTTTACTTTCTAGTTGTTCCGCTCAGCACGACGAAAGTAAAGCCTATGCTCCGTCTCTAGAGTTTGAAGAAGCGACTGCTATGGAAGAAGCCAAAAACGATGATGTTATGCAAAAAGAGCTGACTTCCAATGCAACTTCCTTTACTCCTAAAAAATGGAGAAAAAAAGCCCAACAACAACTTGAAACTTTGGAAGATCTAATTAAAATAAGCCAAGACCATACATTGGAAAAAGAGTTTAAGACAGCTATTGAGGAAGAACTACAGAACCTCTACTCTTCTCTTGATTCTAATGACTATTTTAAAGCGCCAATGCAACTAAAATTCAAACACTTTAGCGTTTCGGATAGCAGTAATAATGATACCATCAGAATTGACTTTAAAAACAAAAAGGATAACTTAAGCGCTTTCTTTTTAGTCAACAGAACTGAAAAGCAATTTGGAAACTCTTCTGAGTTAGTTGAAGAAATTGAACTTATAACGATCAAAACTACTCCTTGATAAAGTATACAACTCCTGTAAAACTTTAGTTCAACTTATAATAGACTCCAATTAAGAGCCATAAATTTTGATTTTTTGATACTTCTGTTAAATTTGAGAGTCGATAATCTATCCCCAACTCTAATTTAAGCTGATCGGAGACTACATAACCATAATTTGGTGAACATCGATACTCAGCTGAAAACTCTCCATTAACCAATATATTTAACAACTCGTTATTTAGCTTTATATAAGCCTCTTTACGATCTAATACAGCTCCATTTAATGGAATCTGCATTCCCAAACGGTAACGTAAACGATGGACTATTGCATCCCCAGAAGTTTGATCTAGCCTTAAACGATGTGAAAACTTAAATTGATTGTAGGTATTAAAAAAGACCAACTGCTCTATTGTCCTTACTGCCCATTTTCCATCTCTAAAACGTACTAGACTACCTACTGAAAGTTTAGAAGCAACTCCTATTTTATGAGCATAAAGTAAACTACAATCAGAAAGGATGTACCGATACTTCAATTCCTGATCTACAGAACTCAACATTCCAAAACGTTGTTGTGTTGCAAAATTTAAACTATTTCTTCCCTTTAATTTGTATGTCAAGTTAACTGAGGGTAAATTACCATACGCCCAATTCCCTTGCGCTAAGACTTGAGCGCACATCAAATAATTGGCCATTAAAAGGAGTACTATTTTCAATCTAATATTCAAGGTGCTCTGTTGAGTTTAATACAATTTTATTCCTACTGATTAACTTCCCTTTTACATCAAAAAAACATTCATAAAGTGCCCCTCCATCAGAAGAAAACCCTTTTATAATCAATTCATATCCCGACACATAACCTAACTCTCTTAAACTATCTATTGAATACAGATACTTAACATCCCCCTTTAATTGCTCTTGTATTTTCTGAATTCTAAAGCGTTTGTAGTTATCAGAAAGTGTTACATTTATTTGCTTTAAAATTGATGCCGGGAGCTCTGCTTTATTGACTAGGACTTCAATATCTTCTAATTGACCTAAGGTGTCAAATTCTACACTGTACTTTTTTTTATCAATTTTAAATTTGGCTTCAATTGAAATCCCTTGAAAACTTTCTTCTTTATACCATTTCAACTGTTTTATTTCTAAATCAACATCAATAAAATCTAGTGCGCGTTTAGGTACTTCTCTAGATTTCAATCGATATTCTCTTTCATACTTTACTTGACCAAAAGCCAAATTTAAAGCAAACATAAAACTTAAGAATATACTAATACGCTTCATTACTAAGTAATTTCCAAATAAACTTATGCAAAGTTAATCAATTATCTTTTTGTTTAATTTAATTCATAATTGTCATTTTTTAAGCAGACTATTACTTTTATTAATTAAATTTGTAACATAGTTGCATATTAAAAGCAATAGATAGCAATGAATCACTTTGAAGTAATAATAATCGGAGGAAGTTACGCAGGTCTTTCAGCTGCGATGTCTTTAGGGCGTTCACTAAGAAAAACACTAATCATCGACTCTGGAAAGCCTTGTAACAGTCAAACTCCCCATTCACATAATTTTTTAACACAAGATGGAAGCCCCCCAAAAGAAATCTCAAGCATAGCAAAGGATCAAGTATTAAAATACGATAGTATAACTTATTATGAAGGATTAGTTATAGACGCTGAACCTGTAGAAGATGGCTTTGAAATAACTACCTCAAATGGAACTATTTTTACTGCAAAAAAAATAGTTTTTGCAACTGGGATAAAAGATAAACTCCCCAATATAAAAGGCTTTGATCAGTGCTGGGGAATATCAGTTGTACATTGTCCTTATTGTCATGGTTATGAAATCAGAAATAAAAAAACTGCAATAATCGCTAATGGAGATAAAGCTATACATCTTGCCTCTTTAGTCCATAATTTAACACAAGAAATCACCATTATAACATCTAATCTAGAACAGTTTAACAAAGAACAGTTAGATAAACTTAGTAAAAATAGCATCAACGTATTTGAAAAGGAAATAACAGAAATAATACATAAAGATGGAAATCTTACCCATCTCATTTTTAATGATGGAAGTAAAAAGGCTTTTGAAGCAGCTTATGCTGCTGTTCCCTTTGAACAAAATACTGAACTTCCCCAAAAACTGGGTTGTAAATTCACAGAAACAGGACATATAGAAGTTGATCTTATGCAAAAAACTTCACAAAAAAATGTTTTTGCTTGTGGAGACAGCACTACAATGATGCGTTCTGTAGCAACTGCTGTATATGGAGGAAATATAACAGGCGCAGTGATAAACAAAGAGTTTATAGAAGAAAGTTTTTGAAGTAACAAAATCCCCCTCTAATCATCATTCTTTTGTCAACTCTAGTACTAGAAGTTCCATCAGATAATACAATTAACTATCTTTGTATTATGAACTCAACTACGCTACATATCAAAAACATGGTTTGCAAACGCTGCATTAAAGTTGTTAGGGATGAATTCGTAAAATTAAATTTAACAGTTCAAGAACTCGAACTAGGAAGAGTAACTGTTGCTTCACAGTTATCTTCAAGGCAAATTGAAGCTATTAGACTTGCTCTTGAAAGCAATGATTTTGAATTAATACTGGATAAAAAAAGTCAATTGATTGACCAAATAAAAACCATCATTATTGAAAAAATACATTATTCTCAAAATGTGTTAACACCAATAAATAGTTCAGATTATATTGCCCAAGAATTAGGGTATGATTACTCTTATCTTAGTCACCTTTTTTCGTCAACCGAAGGTATTACCATTGAGAAGTACATCATCAATCAGAAAATAGAAAAAGTAAAAGAATTGATTGCCTATAACGAACTTTCTTTAAATGAAATCGCATTTCAATTAGGATATAGTAGTGTTCAACACTTATCTGGCCAATTTAAAAAAGTAACAGGAATGACTCCATCCAATTATAAAAAACTCCAAGAAAATAGTCGAATACCTTTAGATGAAATCTAATCCAAAAAAGATATAACTCTTTTCTAAAATGGTGTAATACTCCTTTCAAGATTTCTTGCTTTTTTTGCATTATCTAATTTTACACCATGCAAATACAAGAATACATCCTTAAATTTCTGGCAGACTTTTTTAAGATTTTAGGAGAAATGGCTCCATTCCTTCTCTTAGGCTTTCTCTTTGCTGGTTTACTTTACGCCTTTATTCCACAAAAAAAAATTGAACGTTATTTTGGTGGAAGTCCATTAAAATCATCTGCCTTAGCCTCTATTTTTGGTATTCCTCTTCCACTCTGTTCTTGTGGTGTAATTCCAACAGGAATGGCTTTTTATCAGAATGGTGCTTCTAAAGGTGGTACAGTCTCTTTTTTAATTTCTACTCCACAAACAGGAGTTGACTCTATTTTAGCATCCTTTTCTTTGATGGGGTTGCCTTTCGCTATCATTAGGCCTATTGCTGCTCTTGTAACTGGAATAACTGGTGGGTTTATAACAAGTGTAGTCACACAAAACGAAGCAGAGTCTAGAGTTTTTGAAGAACAAGCAGAGCAGCCAACAACTTTTTCTGAAAAGCTTATTAGTGCTTTTCGTTACGGTTTTATAGCATTTATTCAAGATATTTCTAAATGGTTAATTATCGGTTTAGTATTGGCTGCAATTATTTCAGCACTAATCCCAGATGATTTTTTTGACCTACTAAATCTCTCTCCTTTTGTGCAAATGCTTTTAATTTTGGTAGTTTCTATTCCACTTTATATCTGTGCTACTGGATCTATACCTTTAGCTACTATTCTCATTTTAAAGGGGGTTAGTCCTGGCGCTGCTTTTGTATTATTAATGGCTGGCCCAGCTACTAATGCAGCTACAATTACAATGATTGCTAAAGTATTGGGTAGAAAAAGTTTATTCGCATACTTAGGGTCTATCATAGCTGGAGCGATAGGTTTTGGACTCATCATAGACTATGTTTTACCTACTGAATGGTTCACCATTATCGCACAACAACATTTAGGACATGATCACTCTGGAGCATTAGACTGGTGGCAAATTACTTCTAGCATTCTTCTTATTGGTTTAATCCTTAATGGATACCTCCAAAAATACCTCCAATCAAAAAACAATAATCCAATTCATATAAACAACAACACTATGACCACAAAAACAATTAAAGTAGAGGGAATGACTTGTAACCACTGTAAAGCGAATGTTGAAAAGAACCTTGAGAAACTACCTTTCATTGATCATTTACAAGTCAACTTAGCCGATAAAACAGTCACCTTAGAAGGCGATAATATTGAGCTGGATAAAGTCAAAGAAACCATTGACAACCTAGGGTATCAAACGATTTTATAAGCTCTTGAAGCTACAGTATATAAGCTGAGGTTATTATTTCTACTTCAGCTTATTTTATTTGAATTGCTCTAAATATTGAATAACAACACTCAATTATATAGTTAGAATAACTTAAAAAGAATTCTATTCTCCCTATATTTGTGGAAATGGAGCAGGACAAGATTGAGATTATTTACGAGGACAAATATTGTATTGTCGTTAACAAACCTAACAATGTTTTGATTCACCAATCTCATTATGCCCGTAACATCAAGGCCCCTACTTTAATTGATTTATTAGAACACCAATTCAATCAGCGTTTCTATCCTGTTCATCGTTTAGACCGAAAGACCTCTGGTATTTTATTATTTTGTAAACAAAAAGAAAACGTTGCGGTATTCCAAGAGTTATTCACCTCAGATAATATAGAGAAAAGATATTGGGGAATTGTTCGCGGTTTTGCTGCTCCAAGTGGCAAAATAGATAGTCCTGTAAAAAACCCAGACACTAAAATCTATAAAGATGCCTTAACCTTTTATAAAACACTAACCTCTATCCAGTTGGATATTCCAGTGCATCCTTATCCTCAATCAAGGTATAGTTTAATTGAACTAACCCCTAAAACAGGTAGGATGCATCAATTGAGAATACACTTAAACAAAATAAGTCATCCATTGGTTGGAGATTATAAATATGGAGATCGTTTTCACAATAGGATGTACGAAAACCAATTTGATTGCCATAACCTGTTCCTACACGCTATACAATTAAGCTTTACCCACCCTTTTACAAAGGAAGATTTGGTACTTAAAGCATCTCTTAACAAGAATTGGGAGCTTATTTTTGAACATTTTGGATGGGATAATCTTACTTAAACATGGAAATACTCTACCTAATATTAAATATTGCCGCTGTTATTTTATTAAGCATATTGCTGATAAATATTTTCAAAACATTTATTCAAAAGAAACATTCTAAAAAGAGAAAAAGAAACACACTTTTGGTATTAATCTTTTTTACAGTTATTGTTTCTGCTCCTCTGTATTTCTCTAAAGTTTATATCAAAGATTTAAACCTAAACACAACAGAAAAACGGATTAATCATTATTCAAAATACCAAAAGTACCTCACTTTAAATAACATTTATTTTGATAGCTTATTATCTGACTCTAATAACATTGATTTACACTACAACTATGTTTACACTCTTGAGCAACAAATCAATAAAAACAGTAAACACTCTCAATATAACCCCAGTGGAATAAATGGTGGATTCTATTCAAACAGACTCCTAGAATACTACAATTACTACATTCAAGACACTATAGAAATACGTAAAAATATTGGTCATCTCTTTTCTGCTCAGCATTATATTGATTTAAGAAATACAACAGAGGCTATTGAACACCTCAATTTGGTTACTGATACCACATTAAAATACTATAATTACCTGAAAGGAAAAGCTTTTGCTAAAACCTACTATTCATTTAACTATGCTGAAGCCGAATACTATTTAAAACAAGGCTTGAAAGACTCAATTCAACAAGCTGTTGATGAGTTGGCTGGACTTTATTTTTATTTTAGAAAAAACGAAAAACTAAAGGAACTTGTTTATAATAACAAAAAGAACCCTGCATTAAACTCCTTTTTTAAAAGGATTACCTATATGCGTTCAACTCAATACTTGTCTTATTGGGAAACTGTTTTTAAAAATCGTTTTTCTAATATTAGTTTCTGGGGAACAATTTCTGCTTTAGCTATTTTATGCATTTGGTTGTTTTATCTGGTTAGCATTGATATTTACGAAGCAGAAAAATGGTATCACATCCTCTTTACTCTTTTGATGAGTATGACGACTATTTTTTTAGTTTTTCCACTATCCGATACACTTTTAGATGTTATAGAATATTCTCCAGCTGGTGGACCTGTTTATTCTTTTTTCCACATTACTATTTCAGTTGGAATGGTAGAAGAATTTGTGAAAATACTTCCTGTAATCATCTTATTAAGGTTTACTAATGCGATTAATGAACCTTTCGATTATATCTTATACGCTTCAATTTCTGCACTTGGCTTTGCTTTTATTGAAAACCTATCTTATATACAAGACCATTCACTATACAACATCAATGCTAGGGCCTTAACGGCATCAGTATCACACATTATTGACAGTTCGACGATTGGATATGGATTGATGTTAGCGAAATACAAGTATAAAAGTCATTCTTTTATAATCTTCCTTGCTTTCTTTTTTCTTGCCAGTCTTATGCATGGGTTTTATGACTTTTGGCTACTTGAAGACAGTGTTCAAAGCTATGAATGGATTACTTTGGTATTCTATATATTTAGTATTCATATTTGGCACATTTATGCTAACAACACTTTAAATATCTCTACATTTTTCCATCCTAATATAGAAATACAAAATGACAAAATAAGAGTCTACTTAATTTTTGCTTTAGTAAGTCTTTTAATGTTTTCCTACTTAATAAATGGTTATACCAGAGGTAAAATGTTTGGTGATCAATATTTACTCAATTCAATTATTTACTATGGGTACTTTATCCTTTATCTAGCTATATCTTTAAGTAACTTTAAGATTATACGCGGTTACCTCTCTCCCTTTGGTGCTCCCTTACTTCTATTTATCCCTAAGCTTAAAAGAGTCACTAATTTTTCTGGTTTACATATTAAAATTGCCCCTTCTAAGAGACATGAATTCCGACCAAAATATGCTGAATTACGGCCGAAGTTTTTTTCAAATGGAACGTTACAGCAAAGAATTGTAGTTGACAATAACTTAGAAGCATATGTAACAGCATTGCACCAGACTATAAATTTTGGCGACTACATCAATGACTTAGTCATTATATTTCCACATTCAAAAAAGAAAAGCTTTAATGACGATTCAAACATTCTTATTCATGTTTATTTAATTCCAAACTATGAACTATTGGAGCAACCAATTTTAAAGAAAGATGATTTTGAATATTTAGGTTGGGCTATTTCAAAAAAAATATAGTTTTACCAACTCAACACCTTTTTAAAGATTTTCTTCTCTCCTATAGTAAATTCAAACAATAGTATTCCTTTGTTAAAACTACTAATATCAACTACTTCTTCTGAGAAGATTTTTTGTTTAGTTAATAATTGTCCATTAATGGTATAGATTGCCAATTCCACAGGTTTGATTCCATTATACTTAACCAATACATTTTTGTCGATATGATTCGTAATCAGATCTATATCGAACAATTCTTGACCTCTTACACCAACTGTATAATCAGTTGAACACTCATTGGTAGAATCTAATTGGCTATAAAACAACTGGTCATTTTTAAAGAAACAGCTTATTTTACCAGCCCCATTAACATTGGGAGTTGCTCCAGGTGCATTTATTAATGATAACGAGCCAGCTCCCTCAATCCAAACTGCATTTTGCCTACCCGCTTGAACTGTATCCAACGCATGTAAATAAAAATGTTTGTAACTATTCCCATCCACTAAAGGATGCAAAGCAATAGAATCAAGCTGAAACATCCCTGCATCAAACACAAATGGAGCTATAGGATTATAAACATTCATTGAGTCTCCTACAGACAATGAAAAATCATATAACAAAAATTCATCTGGCCTAGAATTATAATTAGCCAACTTTAGGTATACTTTTCTTTCATGAATATCTTCTCTTAAAAGGAAAGTTCTTGAGATATAATGGTAGCCATCCAAAATCTTATAGGAATTCCCATCCACAATAGTATCTCCATCTGTATAATATTTATCGTCGACACAACCAAAATAACATGACGTTAATCTCCACTCATTATAGTTGTCCAACAAAGGGGTATAACCTTGGGCACGCACACCTATCCATAACACACTAAGCATTCCTACTAAAAGAACTTTTTTACACATTTTATTAAAGTTTATATTCTTAACTGGAAGTCTATAATTCGTTACTTTCTACCCTCTCAATATCAACTATTTTTACTAAATTTGCAAGGATTTTTAACTCAATTTAAAACTAAATACACAAAATGAAAGAAGTTTATATTATTTCGGCTGTAAGAACTCCAATTGGAAGCTTTGGAGGATCATTATCAACTGTTCCTGCTACTAAATTAGGTGCTGCAGCAATTAAAGGTGCTTTAGGTAAGGCTAACATAGATGCTCAATTAGTTGATGAAGTATTTATGGGGAATGTTTTACAAGCAAACTTGGGACAAGCTCCTGCTCGACAAGCTGCAATTTTTGCTGGGCTATCTGAAGATGTTCCTTCTACTACAGTAAATAAAGTATGTGCTTCTGGAATGAAAGCTATTAGTTTAGCAACTCAATCTATTTTAGCTGGAGACAATGATATTGTTGTTGCAGGTGGAATGGAAAACATGAGTATGGTTCCTCATTACTACAGCGCGCGTAATGCTGTAAAATTAGGTGATGTTAAGTTAGTAGATGGAATGGTTAAAGATGGTTTAACTGATGTTTACAACCAGGTACACATGGGAGTTTGCGCTGACAAATGTGCTACTGAATACAACATTACTAGAGAAGATCAAGATAATTTTGCTATTGAATCTTATAATAGAGCTGCTAAAGCATGGGATGCTGGGAAATTTGATGAAGAAATTGTTCCTGTTGAAGTTCCACAAAGAAGAGGTGATGCTATTGTTGTCAACAAAGACGAAGAGTACACCAATGTAAAAATGGAAAAAATCCCTCAGTTAAGAGCTGTATTTAATAAAGAAGGTACAGTAACTGCTGCTAACGCTTCTACTTTAAATGATGGTGCTTCTGCTTTAATTTTAGCTAGCAAAGAAAAAGTGGAAGAATTAGGGTTGAAACCAATTGCAAAAATTGTTGGATATGGAGATGCTGCTCACGAACCAGAATGGTTTACAACTGCACCTTCAAAAGCTGTTCCTGTTGCTTTAAAGAAAGCAAACTTAGAAATTGCTGATATTGATTACTGGGAATTAAACCAAGCATTCTCTGTTGTAGGATTAGTCAACACTCAAAAATTAGGGTTAGATCCTGCAAAAGTTGATGTAAATGGTGGTGCTGTTTCTTTAGGACATCCTCTAGGAAATAGTGGTTCTAGAATTATCGTTACTTTAATCAATGTGTTAAAGCAAAATAATGGAAAATATGGAGCTGCTGGTATTTGTAACGGTGGCGGAGGTGCTTCTGCTATGGTTATTGAAAATATATAATTACCTATAGCCTTTTATAAAATCAAAAGCCACTTATTAAATTTTAATAAGTGGCTTTTCTACAATTAAACTTTATGACCGCTTACGAAAAGATTATTACAACCCTAGGTTTTCTAGGATTCTTTATTCTACTCCCCCAGCTCCTTGCGATTTTTGGAATAAATGATCCTCAATTATTCTTAGAACAAAACCTTGGAGCAATAGGTACTGCCTCTGCTCTTAGTATAATTGGTCTTTCACTAATATTACTCGCTGTAATTTTTGGTGGTGGAGAAACAATTGGTGCTACTTTTTTAGGATTAGTCATTGGGTTTCTGCTTATCTCTACTTCAGTTGAAGTAAGTTTTATGGTTTGGTTAAAAAAGATCATGGCATTGAGTAACATTACCTCTAATTTCAACCTGAATTACCTCGTTGGGGTTAGCTCTATTTTATTAGGCTTGCTTTTAAGTTACTCTTCAAAGTTTTCTTTTAAAGCTTTATTTGCCATTATTATTATACTCCCGCTATCTTTTATTGGTATATCTCAAGCTTTCGAACTTTTTCAATTTGAAAACAAATTTGAAATCACCGTAGACAAAGGTTTTTCTTCTCTTGCTAGTCTTATTGATCCAGAATATCAAGATATGCCTGAAGTCGTTTCTTATATCCAAACGGTTGAAACGGATACTGTTTTGAATCAAAAAGAGAAAGAAGAAAAGATGGAAGAGCTTCAAGAAAACATTAATAAACTTGAAGAAGACAAGGCAACATTAGAACAACTCAAAAAAGAGAATGAAAAATTTAAAGCACTTATTAAACAACAAGCGAAAGAATTAGCTGCTGTTGGTTGGTGTAAAAGTGCTATGGATACTAGTAGTCAAACAAAATCTTTTCAAGAAGCTGTTACAACTGA from Flavobacteriales bacterium harbors:
- a CDS encoding ATP-binding cassette domain-containing protein; this translates as MSQLSPVNRFWLLIKPDKVEIRNVYIYAFFLGLVNLSLPIGIQSIINLIQGGKMSTSWIVLVTLVILGVVISGILQIQQLRISEYLQQKIFTRAAFEFAFRIPKIKLEALFKQYAPELMNRFFDVVSVQKGLSKVLIDFSTASVQTLFGLLLLSLYHPFFIVFSLILIVLVYSIFKVTSKRGLDTSLEESKHKYNIAHWLEELARTSISFKLAGNTELPMLRTDKYVGEYIEARENHFTILKYQYILMVVFKVLVTSGLLVVGSILVMEQQMNLGQFVAAEIIILLVLGAVEKLILSLETIYDVLTALEKVGQVSDLEIERCEGIEIETCNLDKGLSLEFKNVDFGYPGQENNIFSNVNLEIDSSESVLIVGSSDSGKTTLLYLLAGLYKVKKGTVVINNLPISNYNPQYLRSVIGDCLMDELLFEGTLLENITMGRPSATFENVQWAIEKLGLSSFIKSLDKGYDTKIFPQGKQFSKGIVDKLILARSIADKPKLLLVKDVFSSLVGEERKQIMEFLTDKSNPWTLVIASRDGYLRDKVNQVVLVENQSLRKIV
- a CDS encoding TetR/AcrR family transcriptional regulator; amino-acid sequence: MIVILLFLRPKLLTMDRLSNLSINVNENVYLKNPNSSTLGKKIIGGSIELIEQLGFEEFTFKKLAKHITSTEASIYRYFESKHHVLIYLVHWYWGWQEYRLLLRLTNVDCPIQRLERAINVLTEEIKEDSTFSQINEVLLNRIVISESSKAYLNKAVDKDNELGYFLKYKDVVARVSSIILEINSAFKYPHMLVSTVIEGAHHQRFFAEHLPRLTDVVEGEDAVTTFYKELVIKEITK
- a CDS encoding DUF2490 domain-containing protein produces the protein MKIVLLLMANYLMCAQVLAQGNWAYGNLPSVNLTYKLKGRNSLNFATQQRFGMLSSVDQELKYRYILSDCSLLYAHKIGVASKLSVGSLVRFRDGKWAVRTIEQLVFFNTYNQFKFSHRLRLDQTSGDAIVHRLRYRLGMQIPLNGAVLDRKEAYIKLNNELLNILVNGEFSAEYRCSPNYGYVVSDQLKLELGIDYRLSNLTEVSKNQNLWLLIGVYYKLN
- a CDS encoding NAD(P)/FAD-dependent oxidoreductase, whose translation is MNHFEVIIIGGSYAGLSAAMSLGRSLRKTLIIDSGKPCNSQTPHSHNFLTQDGSPPKEISSIAKDQVLKYDSITYYEGLVIDAEPVEDGFEITTSNGTIFTAKKIVFATGIKDKLPNIKGFDQCWGISVVHCPYCHGYEIRNKKTAIIANGDKAIHLASLVHNLTQEITIITSNLEQFNKEQLDKLSKNSINVFEKEITEIIHKDGNLTHLIFNDGSKKAFEAAYAAVPFEQNTELPQKLGCKFTETGHIEVDLMQKTSQKNVFACGDSTTMMRSVATAVYGGNITGAVINKEFIEESF
- a CDS encoding AraC family transcriptional regulator; protein product: MNSTTLHIKNMVCKRCIKVVRDEFVKLNLTVQELELGRVTVASQLSSRQIEAIRLALESNDFELILDKKSQLIDQIKTIIIEKIHYSQNVLTPINSSDYIAQELGYDYSYLSHLFSSTEGITIEKYIINQKIEKVKELIAYNELSLNEIAFQLGYSSVQHLSGQFKKVTGMTPSNYKKLQENSRIPLDEI
- a CDS encoding permease, encoding MQIQEYILKFLADFFKILGEMAPFLLLGFLFAGLLYAFIPQKKIERYFGGSPLKSSALASIFGIPLPLCSCGVIPTGMAFYQNGASKGGTVSFLISTPQTGVDSILASFSLMGLPFAIIRPIAALVTGITGGFITSVVTQNEAESRVFEEQAEQPTTFSEKLISAFRYGFIAFIQDISKWLIIGLVLAAIISALIPDDFFDLLNLSPFVQMLLILVVSIPLYICATGSIPLATILILKGVSPGAAFVLLMAGPATNAATITMIAKVLGRKSLFAYLGSIIAGAIGFGLIIDYVLPTEWFTIIAQQHLGHDHSGALDWWQITSSILLIGLILNGYLQKYLQSKNNNPIHINNNTMTTKTIKVEGMTCNHCKANVEKNLEKLPFIDHLQVNLADKTVTLEGDNIELDKVKETIDNLGYQTIL